One window of Ziziphus jujuba cultivar Dongzao chromosome 5, ASM3175591v1 genomic DNA carries:
- the LOC107420056 gene encoding fatty-acid-binding protein 2 → MRNNWFWFMDLDGGSPYILPMEPLTSYGLGGHLFSQLSSFVDNSFYHSSYLSVPGSLAVEGAFSHISKLAGALLFLFSSGSSSNIRREIVGSPRGSKPRILKSSSHFRQITSSRQNFKGLHFSFRSNGKYTIPVIDKISSFLLKLFHVEAEKLQLYPMLSLAAALVPPFDNISSKVLAVPLENTDVMIQRQCCEVEHQGCAGLSFPDLNWRRHAVEPRTGIEFPMILDNILAGESNSRLTSEILVGTGSRTMTIIKIKSLNVYAFGFYIHPSSVCEKLGRKYASVSAAELNKCQGFYEDLLREDINMTVRLVVSCNGMKINSVKDAFEKSLRAQLLKTNPETNFHCIRTFGSFFTQDIPLPAGTIIDFRRTAEGQLITEIGGNQIGAVHSKDLCRAFFGMYIGDVPVSEQTKQEIGENVASLIRRC, encoded by the exons ATGAGGAATAACTGGTTCTGGTTCATGGATCTTGATGGAGGTTCTCCATATATCTTGCCCATGGAGCCTCTCACTTCATATGGTTTGGGGGGTCATCTATTTTCACAACTTAGTTCATTTGTGGATAATTCGTTCTACCATTCTAGTTACTTGTCTGTCCCTGGAAGTTTAGCTGTTGAAGGAGCTTTTAGCCATATTTCAAAGCTTGCTGGTGCATTACTTTTTCTGTTCTCTAGTGGATCCAGTTCAAATATAAGAAGAGAGATAGTGGGTAGCCCACGGGGTTCTAAACCCAGAATCTTAAAATCTTCTTCGCACTTTAGGCAGATTACTTCTAGCAGACAAAATTTTAAAGGATTACACTTTAGTTTTAGATCAAATGGCAAATATACTATTCCGGTTATTGATAAGATATCAagttttttattgaaactttttcACGTAGAAGCTGAAAAGCTACAATTGTATCCCATGCTTTCCCTTGCTGCTGCCCTGGTACCGCCATTTGATAACAT ATCTTCAAAAGTGCTTGCTGTTCCACTAGAGAATACTGATGTCATGATTCAGAGGCAATGTTGTGAGGTTGAGCATCAAGGATGTGCTGGTCTCTCCTTTCCTGACTTGAACTGGAGAAGGCATGCAGTTGAGCCCAGAACTGGCATTGAGTTCCCAATGATTTTGGACAACATTTTAGCCGGCGAGAGTAATTCCAGATTAACTTCAGAG ATTCTTGTTGGAACTGGATCCAGAACAATGACAATAATTAAGATCAAGTCTCTGAATGTCTATGCTTTTGGTTTCT ATATTCATCCTTCCTCTGTTTGTGAGAAATTAGGTCGGAAGTATGCTTCTGTTTCAGCTGCTGAACTAAATAAATGTCAAGGTTTCTATGAAGATCTTCTCAG GGAAGATATCAATATGACTGTTAGGCTTGTGGTTAGTTGCAATGGAATGAAAATCAATAGTGTAAAAGA CGCGTTTGAGAAATCCCTTCGAGCCCAATTACTGAAG ACAAACCCAGAGACCAATTTTCATTGCATAAGAACTTTTGGCTCGTTCTTCACGCAAGATATTCCATTGCCTGCG GGCACAATAATTGATTTTCGACGAACAGCTGAAGGACAATTGATTACTGAAA TTGGAGGTAATCAAATCGGAGCAGTACACAGCAAGGATTTGTGCA GAGCTTTCTTTGGCATGTACATTGGGGATGTCCCTGTTTCAGAGCAAACAAAACAAGAGATAGGAGAAAATGTTGCATCTTTAATTAGAAGGTGTTGA
- the LOC107420059 gene encoding protein OXIDATIVE STRESS 3 LIKE 1, which yields MSIAFHSNRGIDIQTNGFTRAPVTCSLVFDSPEFPPEKERVAAVSGDNAVKESIIACGASTSSSSSSSIGKNSDLSGRSSSDGEECEENEAQSSYKGPLEMMEALEEVLPVRRGISKFYNGKSKSFASLGDASSTSINDIVKPENAYTRKRRNLLASNHFWDKNRNFPLRSNGGGIAKRSISSSRSTLALAMAMSSSESSCTSEDSNSSSASRSPPSLPPLHPQSRASNCNKFSTSPPRRSLYSSRSLSLADLEQ from the exons ATGTCGATTGCATTTCATAGTAATCGGGGGATCGATATTCAAACTAATGGATTCACACGTGCGCCGGTGACTTGTAGCTTAGTCTTTGACTCACCGGAGTTCCCGCCGGAAAAAGAGAGAGTAGCTGCTGTGTCCGGCGACAACGCCGTCAAGGAGTCGATTATTGCATGCGGTGCGTCCACTTCGtcttcgtcgtcgtcgtcgaTTGGGAAGAACAGCGATCTGTCGGGAAGGTCATCATCGGACGGTGAGGAATGTGAGGAAAATGAGGCACAGAGCTCGTATAAAGGACCTTTGGAAATGATGGAAGCCTTAGAGGAGGTTTTGCCCGTCAG GAGAGGCATCTCGAAATtctacaatggaaaatccaaGTCCTTTGCGAGTCTAGGAGATGCATCATCTACCTCCATAAATGACATTGTTAAACCAGAAAATGCCTATACCAGGAAGCGGAGAAACCTTCTTGCATCAAATCACTTTTGGGACAAGAACCGAAATTTTCCACTCAGAAGTAATGGGGGTGGGATAGCAAAGAGATCAATCAGTTCGAGTCGAAGCACATTAGCATTGGCAATGGCAATGAGCAGCTCAGAAAGCAGTTGTACCAGCGAGGATTCGAATTCAAGCTCGGCTTCAAGGTCTCCTCCATCTCTTCCACCACTGCATCCTCAATCTAGAGCATCTAACTGTAACAAGTTTTCAACATCGCCTCCCAGACGGAGCCTCTACTCTTCGAGGTCGTTGTCCTTGGCGGATTTAGAGCAGTGA
- the LOC107420027 gene encoding endoglucanase 16 — protein sequence MGMNRRETLAIVMAWLSLFQGFLVAVNGDFNYKEALTKSIIFLEAQRSGKLPPNHRPAWRGDSALDDGKLANVDLVGGYYDAGDNVKYGFPMAFTVTTLSWAAIFYGHDLRAAGELDNVHSAIRWGTDYFLKASSRKNRLYVQVGDPNQDHQCWAKPEMMQTPRTVLQIDENHPGTEIAAETAAAMAASSIVFRRVDRAYSRRLLNKAKLLFQFAKTHKGTYDGECPFYCSFSGYNDELLWAATWLYMATKRPVYLEFIQDESISANVAEFSWDLKYAGAQILLTKLYFEGEKSLQNFKNQADSYVCSVLPDSPYHQIFITRGGMIFMRDGANTQYVTGTAFLFSVYSDLLAKHNQKITCGNQQFDSTHLMAFAKQQMDYLLGNNPEGRSYMVGFGVNPPTQAHHRGASVPNILNTKDFSCGMSFVRYFLKNVPNPNELTGAILGGPDRFDNFDDKRWDSPKTEPCTYINSLAVGILAKLATHSV from the exons ATGGGTATGAATAGAAGAGAAACCTTAGCCATTGTTATGGCATGGCTTTCTCTATTTCAAGGATTTTTGGTTGCTGTTAATGGGGATTTTAATTACAAAGAGGCTCTTACCAAATCCATAATTTTCCTAGAAGCACAAAGATCAGGGAAACTTCCTCCCAATCATAGACCAGCCTGGAGAGGAGACTCTGCACTTGATGATGGAAAACTTGCAAAT gtTGACCTTGTTGGTGGATATTATGATGCTGGAGACAATGTGAAGTACGGGTTCCCAATGGCTTTCACAGTTACTACTCTCTCATGGGCTGCTATCTTCTACGGCCATGACCTTAGAGCAGCTGGTGAATTGGACAATGTCCACTCTGCTATTCGCTGGGGCACTGATTATTTCCTCAAAGCTAGTTCCCGAAAAAACCGATTGTATGTTCAG gtgGGTGACCCAAACCAGGATCATCAATGTTGGGCCAAACCAGAAATGATGCAGACACCAAGGACTGTATTGCAAATTGATGAGAACCATCCAGGAACTGAGATTGCTGCTGAAACTGCTGCAGCTATGGCTGCTTCTTCCATTGTGTTTCGACGCGTAGATCGTGCCTATTCTCGTCGACTCCTCAACAAAGCTAAattg cTATTTCAATTTGCTAAAACGCATAAAGGGACATATGATGGAGAATGCCCTTTCTACTGCTCCTTTTCAGGCTATAAt GATGAGCTTTTATGGGCTGCAACATGGCTCTATATGGCCACCAAAAGACCTGTGTATTTAGAATTCATTCAAGATGAATCTATTAGTGCTAATGTAGCTGAATTCAGCTGGGACCTTAAGTACGCTGGAGCACAAATCCTTCTTACCAAG cTGTATTTTGAAGGAGAGAAAAGCTTGCAAAACTTCAAGAACCAAGCAGACAGTTACGTATGCTCAGTCCTCCCAGACAGCCCGTACCACCAGATTTTCATCACTCGTGGAGGTATGATCTTCATGAGAGACGGCGCTAATACTCAGTACGTTACAGGAACAGCTTTCTTGTTCAGCGTTTACAGCGATTTACTTGCCAAACACAATCAGAAAATCACTTGTGGAAACCAACAATTCGACTCCACACATCTCATGGCTTTCGCTAAGCAACAG ATGGATTACTTGCTGGGAAATAACCCTGAAGGAAGATCTTACATGGTTGGGTTTGGAGTCAATCCGCCAACACAAGCCCATCACAGAGGGGCTTCTGTGCCCAATATTTTAAATACCAAAGACTTTAGCTGTGGCATGAGCTTCGTCCGATATTTCCTAAAAAATGTACCAAACCCTAATGAGCTAACTGGGGCCATTTTGGGTGGGCCTGATCGCTTCGATAACTTCGATGATAAACGTTGGGACTCACCTAAGACCGAGCCCTGCACTTACATCAACTCGCTCGCTGTTGGGATTTTAGCAAAGCTCGCAACTCATTCTGTCTAA